The following are encoded together in the Pedobacter sp. D749 genome:
- the ruvC gene encoding crossover junction endodeoxyribonuclease RuvC, with amino-acid sequence MLNEKKERVIMGIDPGTAVMGYGVILEKGNKTELISLGVVKMTHLDDPFLKLQRIFEKTVVLIDQYKPDVLAIEAPFYGKNIQVLLKLGRAQGIAIAAALSRNISVTEYSPRKIKQSITGSGNATKEQVAAMLQRLLNFKETPEFLDATDGLAVAVCHSFQKITTGGKSKTYSGWESFVSDNKTKVKGLVVKAKK; translated from the coding sequence ATGTTGAACGAAAAAAAGGAACGGGTGATTATGGGCATTGATCCAGGAACGGCGGTGATGGGTTATGGCGTAATTTTAGAAAAGGGAAATAAAACGGAATTGATCAGTTTGGGAGTGGTTAAAATGACCCACTTAGACGATCCATTCCTCAAACTTCAACGGATATTCGAAAAAACAGTGGTTTTAATCGATCAATATAAACCTGATGTTCTGGCTATCGAGGCACCATTTTATGGTAAAAATATTCAGGTGTTATTAAAACTCGGCCGTGCGCAGGGCATTGCTATTGCAGCCGCGTTGTCCAGAAATATTTCAGTTACCGAATATTCTCCACGTAAGATCAAACAATCCATTACCGGTAGTGGTAATGCCACGAAAGAACAGGTAGCAGCCATGCTGCAACGCTTATTAAATTTTAAGGAAACACCCGAATTTTTAGATGCTACCGATGGTTTGGCTGTTGCTGTTTGCCATTCTTTTCAGAAAATTACCACAGGTGGTAAATCAAAAACCTATTCGGGCTGGGAATCTTTTGTAAGTGATAATAAAACTAAGGTTAAAGGTTTAGTGGTTAAGGCAAAGAAGTAA
- a CDS encoding DUF4349 domain-containing protein, whose translation MKRNIIAIAIVLTIFGCQKSNEKYASADTAVLEPLSKESADSTAAEKIIKTADMRFRVKDVQNTKEQLSKTIRSEGGTVAEFSIESTIQETDKVKQSTDSLKEITSYRTQGYLVAKVPSEKLDEFTNTIARMAVFVDHQSMKMDDQSIVYLANKLKAQNRVDAIEKINKVASKKSANVESSLYIKDDYVDKKIENMQIDSRVKFSTITLNFYQDNTVKTMIVANDNLYDYRPAFVNRLWLGIVNGWTIFKEIIIAISNLWMLILVGFAVFFTIKYFIRRNKLIMEEATKNRIGQAPNNK comes from the coding sequence ATGAAAAGGAATATTATTGCTATAGCCATAGTTTTAACAATTTTTGGCTGCCAGAAATCGAATGAAAAGTATGCAAGCGCTGATACCGCGGTGCTGGAGCCGTTGAGCAAAGAATCTGCAGATAGTACTGCCGCTGAGAAAATCATCAAAACCGCTGATATGCGGTTTAGGGTGAAAGATGTTCAAAACACGAAAGAACAGCTTAGCAAAACCATTAGATCAGAAGGGGGAACTGTTGCAGAGTTCTCGATCGAAAGTACCATCCAGGAAACCGATAAGGTTAAACAATCTACCGATTCACTAAAAGAAATTACTTCCTATCGCACCCAGGGTTATCTGGTGGCAAAAGTTCCGTCAGAGAAGCTGGATGAATTTACCAATACCATTGCAAGAATGGCTGTTTTTGTCGATCACCAATCGATGAAGATGGATGATCAAAGTATTGTTTATTTAGCCAATAAATTAAAGGCGCAGAACAGAGTAGATGCGATTGAAAAAATTAATAAAGTAGCCTCGAAAAAAAGTGCCAACGTCGAATCGTCTCTTTATATAAAAGATGATTATGTAGATAAGAAAATTGAGAACATGCAGATCGATAGCCGTGTGAAATTTAGTACCATTACCCTTAATTTTTACCAGGACAATACAGTAAAAACCATGATTGTGGCCAATGACAATCTGTACGACTACCGCCCGGCATTTGTAAACAGGCTTTGGTTGGGTATTGTAAACGGATGGACGATTTTTAAAGAAATCATTATCGCAATTTCTAATTTATGGATGTTAATATTGGTTGGTTTTGCAGTCTTCTTCACTATAAAATATTTTATTCGCAGGAATAAATTAATAATGGAAGAAGCGACTAAAAATAGGATTGGTCAGGCCCCCAACAATAAATAG
- a CDS encoding 5'-nucleotidase, lipoprotein e(P4) family produces MKKHILIILLTVPFFVKAQNPARDYTNAVLWQQTSGEYRALCFQAYNFASLSLKEALWADTSKKPNCVIVDIDETVLDNSAFQGHEIKKGLSYVSEDWTEWTNLAQADTVPGALAFLKFAASKNIETFYVSNRDEKDYTATLKNLQHFGFPYADDAHLVVSKGTSNKEPRRQKITETHNILLLCGDNLSDFSNIFYRENKNTFEQVNTNQHLFGTKYIVLPNPMYGDWEKPLYQGEKLSDKDKAKQRLERLKSY; encoded by the coding sequence ATGAAAAAACACATCCTCATTATCTTATTAACTGTTCCGTTTTTTGTTAAAGCCCAAAATCCTGCACGGGATTATACCAATGCGGTACTTTGGCAGCAAACCTCGGGCGAATATAGGGCATTATGCTTTCAAGCTTATAACTTTGCCAGTTTATCGTTAAAAGAAGCTTTATGGGCCGATACCAGTAAAAAACCAAATTGTGTAATTGTCGATATTGATGAAACCGTTTTAGATAATTCTGCTTTTCAGGGGCACGAAATTAAAAAAGGACTAAGTTATGTATCTGAAGACTGGACAGAATGGACCAATCTGGCCCAAGCCGATACTGTTCCGGGTGCATTGGCTTTTTTAAAGTTTGCAGCATCAAAAAACATCGAAACCTTTTATGTGAGTAATCGCGATGAAAAGGATTATACTGCAACATTGAAAAATCTTCAACATTTTGGCTTTCCTTATGCAGATGATGCGCATTTAGTGGTTTCAAAAGGAACTTCAAATAAAGAACCGCGCCGCCAAAAAATTACAGAAACGCACAATATTCTATTGCTATGTGGCGATAATTTAAGCGATTTCAGTAATATTTTTTATCGGGAAAATAAAAATACCTTTGAGCAGGTAAACACAAATCAGCACCTGTTTGGAACAAAGTATATCGTGTTGCCCAACCCAATGTACGGGGATTGGGAAAAGCCTTTGTATCAGGGAGAAAAACTTAGTGATAAAGATAAAGCGAAACAAAGGTTAGAACGATTAAAAAGTTACTAA
- a CDS encoding ATP-binding protein, with protein sequence MIVRKQLDYAFARLFKGKAFIIFGPRQTGKTTFVEQLLAKVAKKTLYLNGDDADVREALAKPNAAQIAQMLAGYEVLFIDEAQRINDVGLLIKIIVDRFKPVQVIATGSSAFELSGKINEPLTGRKYEMMLLPFSYAELVNDTDFITEERSLERRLIYGSYPEIINDPQNAEEHLKLLADSYLYKDLFTLEDVKKPLLFEKIVKALALQVGSEVNFSELAQLVKADQKTVDKYISLLEKSFVVFSLPAFAGNVRNEIKKNKKIYFYDTGIVNAITRNFNPIANRNDVGALFENYMIAERMKFLHQHQIEAECFFWRTTQQQEIDYIEKTKEKLLAVEFKWSERGKNKIPATFTHAYPDAETSLISKADRGTFLNR encoded by the coding sequence ATGATTGTTCGTAAACAGTTGGATTATGCTTTTGCAAGGCTTTTTAAAGGGAAAGCCTTTATCATCTTTGGGCCACGCCAAACCGGTAAAACAACTTTTGTTGAACAGTTATTAGCTAAGGTGGCTAAAAAGACCCTGTACCTTAACGGGGATGATGCTGACGTACGCGAAGCTTTGGCTAAACCCAATGCGGCACAAATAGCACAAATGCTCGCTGGCTACGAAGTACTTTTTATAGACGAGGCTCAAAGAATCAATGATGTAGGTTTGCTCATTAAAATTATTGTGGATCGCTTTAAGCCTGTTCAGGTTATTGCTACGGGTTCATCAGCATTTGAGTTATCAGGGAAAATAAACGAGCCCTTAACCGGTAGAAAATATGAAATGATGCTTTTGCCATTTTCATACGCAGAGCTGGTAAATGATACTGACTTTATTACCGAAGAAAGATCGCTGGAGCGACGTTTAATTTATGGTTCCTATCCCGAGATTATTAACGATCCGCAGAACGCAGAAGAGCACTTAAAATTACTTGCAGATAGTTATCTATATAAAGACCTTTTTACTTTGGAAGATGTTAAAAAGCCGCTACTCTTCGAAAAAATTGTAAAGGCCCTGGCTTTGCAGGTTGGGAGCGAAGTTAACTTTTCTGAACTCGCACAATTGGTAAAGGCAGATCAGAAAACCGTTGATAAGTACATCAGCCTACTCGAAAAATCTTTCGTGGTTTTTAGCTTACCTGCCTTTGCAGGTAATGTGCGCAACGAAATTAAAAAAAATAAAAAGATCTATTTTTATGATACAGGTATTGTAAATGCCATTACACGGAATTTTAATCCGATAGCAAACAGGAATGATGTTGGTGCACTATTTGAAAATTATATGATTGCTGAACGGATGAAGTTTTTACACCAGCACCAGATAGAAGCTGAATGCTTTTTCTGGCGTACCACGCAACAACAGGAAATTGATTATATAGAAAAAACAAAAGAAAAACTTTTGGCTGTCGAGTTTAAATGGAGCGAAAGAGGGAAAAATAAAATTCCTGCAACTTTTACACATGCTTACCCAGATGCGGAAACATCATTAATATCGAAAGCTGATAGGGGAACTTTTTTGAACCGTTAA
- the atpG gene encoding ATP synthase F1 subunit gamma yields the protein MANLKEVRNRIASVQSTQQITKAMKMVSAAKLKRATNAIIALRPYATKLKEILGNLSASLEGSSSPFIQEREPNKVLIVTVSSNRGLAGAFNMNVIKAANNLIAEKYSEQLKNGNVSIISIGKKTQDFYEKRKYNVIGNNNEVYSALTFENVTKITDAIMAGFIKGEFDKVEVVYNRFRNAAVQFITTEQLLPLPKAEEAPVDLKVDKKTTNVDYILEPSQEEIVEQLIPKSIKIQLYKAVLDSHASEHGARMTSMDKATENAGELLKALKLSYNQARQAAITTELTEIVSGAAALNG from the coding sequence ATGGCTAATTTAAAAGAAGTAAGAAACCGGATTGCATCGGTACAATCAACACAGCAGATTACCAAAGCTATGAAAATGGTTTCGGCAGCAAAGTTGAAACGTGCTACTAATGCAATTATCGCTTTACGTCCTTATGCAACTAAACTGAAAGAGATTTTAGGTAATCTGTCAGCAAGTTTAGAGGGATCGTCATCGCCTTTTATCCAGGAGCGTGAGCCCAATAAGGTTTTAATTGTTACGGTATCATCAAACCGCGGTTTGGCTGGTGCTTTTAACATGAACGTAATTAAAGCGGCCAACAATTTAATTGCTGAGAAATATAGCGAACAGTTGAAAAACGGTAATGTTAGCATTATTTCTATCGGTAAGAAAACCCAGGATTTTTACGAAAAACGTAAATACAATGTTATCGGTAACAATAACGAAGTATATTCGGCCTTAACTTTCGAAAACGTAACTAAAATTACGGATGCGATTATGGCTGGTTTTATTAAAGGTGAGTTTGACAAAGTAGAAGTGGTTTATAACCGTTTTAGAAACGCAGCAGTACAGTTTATTACTACTGAGCAGTTATTACCTTTGCCAAAAGCAGAAGAAGCACCAGTGGATCTAAAAGTCGATAAGAAAACAACAAATGTTGATTACATTTTAGAGCCTTCTCAGGAAGAAATTGTAGAGCAGTTAATTCCTAAATCAATTAAAATCCAGTTATACAAAGCCGTGTTAGATTCTCATGCTTCTGAGCATGGTGCACGTATGACATCAATGGATAAAGCAACTGAAAACGCAGGTGAGTTATTGAAAGCTTTAAAACTTTCATACAACCAGGCACGTCAGGCAGCAATTACAACTGAGTTAACTGAGATTGTAAGTGGTGCAGCCGCATTGAACGGATAA
- the atpA gene encoding F0F1 ATP synthase subunit alpha, whose amino-acid sequence MVEVRPDEVSAIIRQQLAGFKSETELEEVGTVLQVGDGIARVYGLTKVQSGELVEFANGLQGIVLNLEEDNVGVVLLGASDEIKEGDTIKRTKKIASIKVGEGMLGRVVNTLGEPLDGKGPILGETYEMPLERKAPGVIYRQPVNEPLQTGIKAIDAMIPIGRGQRELVIGDRQIGKTAVCIDTIINQKEFYEAGQPVFCIYVAIGQKNSTVANIVRTLEENGALPYTVVVAASAADPAPMQFYAPFAGAAIGEFFRDTGRPALIVYDDLSKQAVAYREVSLLLRRPPGREAYPGDVFYLHSRLLERAAKINANDDIAKAMNDLPESIRHIVKGGGSLTALPIIETQAGDVSAYIPTNVISITDGQIFLESNLFNSGIRPAINVGISVSRVGGNAQIKSMKKVAGTLKLDQAQYRELEAFSKFGSDLDAATKSVLDKGARNVEMLKQAQFSPFTVEKQVAIVYAGTKNLMRSVPINKVKEFETEFLTQLEMRHPETLAALKAGKFDDTITGVLDTVAKEISSKY is encoded by the coding sequence ATGGTAGAGGTAAGACCAGACGAAGTATCGGCAATTATCAGACAGCAATTGGCGGGCTTCAAATCAGAAACCGAACTGGAAGAAGTTGGTACCGTGTTGCAAGTGGGCGACGGTATTGCCCGTGTTTACGGTTTAACTAAAGTTCAATCGGGAGAGTTAGTTGAATTTGCAAACGGCTTACAAGGTATTGTATTAAACCTTGAAGAAGATAACGTTGGTGTGGTACTTTTGGGTGCTTCAGACGAGATCAAAGAAGGTGATACGATTAAACGTACCAAAAAAATTGCCTCTATTAAAGTTGGTGAAGGTATGCTTGGCCGCGTAGTGAATACTTTAGGTGAGCCTTTAGATGGTAAAGGTCCAATCTTGGGTGAAACTTACGAAATGCCTTTAGAGCGTAAAGCACCAGGTGTAATTTACCGTCAGCCGGTAAACGAGCCTTTACAAACAGGTATTAAAGCAATCGATGCAATGATTCCAATCGGTCGTGGTCAACGTGAGTTGGTTATTGGCGATCGTCAGATTGGTAAAACTGCCGTTTGTATTGATACCATTATCAATCAAAAAGAATTTTATGAAGCAGGCCAGCCAGTGTTCTGTATTTATGTTGCTATCGGTCAGAAAAACTCTACTGTAGCTAACATTGTACGTACATTAGAAGAAAATGGCGCTTTACCATATACAGTTGTTGTTGCTGCTTCGGCTGCAGATCCTGCTCCAATGCAGTTTTATGCTCCGTTTGCAGGTGCTGCAATTGGTGAGTTTTTCCGTGATACAGGTAGACCAGCTTTAATTGTTTATGATGATTTATCTAAACAGGCAGTTGCTTACCGTGAGGTATCTTTATTACTTCGTCGTCCACCGGGCCGTGAGGCATATCCAGGTGACGTTTTCTACTTACACAGTCGTTTGTTAGAAAGAGCGGCAAAAATCAATGCTAACGATGATATCGCTAAAGCTATGAACGATTTACCTGAATCAATCAGACATATCGTTAAAGGTGGTGGTTCATTAACAGCTTTACCAATTATCGAAACTCAGGCAGGTGACGTATCAGCGTATATCCCAACCAACGTAATTTCGATTACTGATGGTCAGATCTTCTTAGAGTCGAACTTGTTTAACTCAGGTATCCGTCCGGCAATTAACGTAGGTATCTCGGTATCACGTGTGGGTGGTAATGCACAGATCAAATCGATGAAAAAAGTAGCAGGTACTTTAAAGTTAGATCAGGCTCAATACCGCGAGTTAGAGGCTTTCTCGAAATTCGGTTCTGACTTAGATGCAGCAACAAAATCAGTATTGGATAAAGGTGCACGTAACGTAGAAATGTTGAAACAAGCACAATTCTCTCCATTTACTGTTGAGAAACAAGTTGCAATTGTTTACGCTGGTACTAAAAACTTAATGCGTAGTGTTCCAATCAATAAAGTAAAAGAATTTGAAACCGAATTCTTAACTCAATTGGAAATGCGTCACCCTGAAACTTTAGCAGCATTAAAAGCTGGTAAATTTGATGATACCATTACTGGTGTTTTAGATACAGTGGCAAAAGAGATTTCAAGTAAATATTAA
- the atpH gene encoding ATP synthase F1 subunit delta, whose product MSEIKVAGRYAKSLIDLAVENNDLETSYNDMVLFEKVVDETPELEAILKNPIVPLDKKTGILNGIFADKVSKLTISFFKIVVSKGRSAILFATAKQFIQQYNLIKGIVTADVTTASTLSPEAKEQIIAIVKKELGANQVIVNEKINEKLIGGFILKVGDKQFDASIASGLSKLKKEFAQ is encoded by the coding sequence ATGTCAGAAATTAAAGTTGCAGGCAGATACGCCAAATCATTAATAGACTTAGCCGTTGAAAACAACGACTTAGAAACTTCTTATAATGATATGGTTTTGTTTGAAAAAGTGGTTGATGAAACCCCTGAACTAGAAGCAATATTAAAAAACCCGATTGTACCTTTAGATAAGAAAACTGGTATTTTAAACGGAATTTTTGCAGATAAAGTAAGCAAACTAACCATCTCGTTTTTCAAGATTGTGGTGAGCAAAGGTCGTTCTGCGATTTTATTTGCCACAGCAAAACAGTTTATACAACAATATAATTTAATTAAGGGTATTGTTACTGCTGATGTAACTACTGCATCTACTTTAAGCCCGGAGGCTAAAGAACAGATTATAGCGATTGTAAAAAAAGAATTAGGTGCCAACCAGGTGATTGTTAACGAAAAAATTAACGAGAAGCTAATTGGTGGTTTTATATTAAAAGTTGGCGATAAGCAATTTGATGCAAGTATTGCCAGCGGTTTAAGTAAACTTAAAAAAGAATTTGCGCAGTAA
- a CDS encoding F0F1 ATP synthase subunit B, translating into MDLVTPSIGLVFWTALAFICLLILLRKFAWKPILGAIHEREQSIDEALNKAELAKQEMARLTSQNQDLMQQARAERDEILKEAKTLKDGILNEAKKQAQVEGAKLIEKAKIEIENQKKAALAEVKDQVSSLSLEIAERVLRTQLDDKTKQEALVANLLKDVELN; encoded by the coding sequence ATGGATTTAGTAACCCCGAGCATAGGTTTGGTTTTTTGGACCGCTTTAGCATTCATCTGCCTATTAATATTACTTAGAAAATTCGCATGGAAACCTATTTTAGGTGCCATTCACGAACGTGAGCAAAGCATTGATGAGGCCCTTAACAAAGCTGAATTAGCGAAGCAGGAAATGGCACGATTAACCAGTCAGAATCAGGATTTGATGCAACAGGCACGTGCTGAACGTGATGAGATTTTAAAGGAAGCTAAAACCTTGAAAGATGGTATCTTGAACGAAGCTAAAAAACAAGCTCAGGTAGAAGGTGCTAAATTGATTGAGAAAGCTAAAATCGAAATCGAAAACCAAAAGAAAGCCGCTTTAGCTGAAGTTAAAGACCAGGTTTCTTCTTTATCATTAGAAATTGCAGAACGTGTTTTACGTACTCAGTTAGATGATAAAACCAAGCAGGAAGCTTTAGTTGCAAACTTGTTAAAAGACGTTGAATTAAACTAA
- the atpE gene encoding ATP synthase F0 subunit C, protein MVGSIAAIGAGLAVIGAGIGIGQVGGKAMEGIARQPEAASKIQTAMIIAAALIEGAALFGVVVALLGNNPQ, encoded by the coding sequence ATGGTAGGTTCAATCGCGGCAATTGGTGCCGGTTTAGCAGTAATCGGTGCAGGTATCGGTATCGGTCAAGTAGGTGGTAAAGCAATGGAAGGTATTGCTCGTCAACCAGAAGCTGCATCAAAAATTCAGACTGCAATGATTATCGCTGCTGCCCTTATTGAGGGTGCTGCTTTATTCGGTGTAGTAGTTGCATTATTAGGTAACAATCCTCAATAA
- the atpB gene encoding F0F1 ATP synthase subunit A: MDCNRVFVSKVKRLTIVFTLLIAFLSIKIDTFAQVDSAVVPVDSVVAESAHATSGEHGADAKHGEEKFEPTKVIMEHIADSHMWHLWGHTSLPLPVILYTANGLEVFSSAHFHHGEEDYQGKYNKYRLVTGLKQSMSKDMFNKNIKVVGADGQIDENASDTVIDLSITKNIAAMFVAIFVIVIVFAAVARAYKKRVGKAPKGLQSFFEPIIIFVRDDIAKPNIGHKYAKFMPYLLTTFFFILFNNLLGLVPIFPGGANVTGNIALTFVMALGTMIIVNINGNKYYWKHIFLPDVPFWLWPLMVVVEVIGIISKPFALMVRLFANITAGHIIVLSLISLIFIFETLAIAPVSVAFVLFMDVLELLVAFLQAFIFTLLTALFIGMAVEEHH, encoded by the coding sequence ATGGATTGTAACCGAGTTTTTGTGTCTAAAGTTAAAAGGCTAACTATTGTTTTTACGCTTTTAATCGCGTTTTTATCTATCAAAATTGATACTTTCGCTCAGGTTGATAGCGCTGTTGTACCTGTTGATAGTGTTGTAGCTGAATCTGCACATGCAACTTCTGGTGAGCACGGAGCTGATGCTAAACATGGTGAGGAAAAATTCGAGCCTACCAAAGTAATTATGGAACACATTGCCGATTCGCATATGTGGCATCTTTGGGGGCATACTTCATTGCCTCTTCCGGTAATTTTATATACAGCTAATGGTTTGGAGGTATTTTCTTCAGCTCATTTTCATCATGGCGAAGAAGATTATCAAGGTAAATACAATAAATACCGTTTGGTAACAGGTTTAAAACAGAGCATGTCGAAAGATATGTTTAATAAAAACATTAAAGTTGTTGGTGCAGACGGTCAGATTGATGAAAACGCATCTGATACAGTAATCGATTTATCTATTACAAAAAATATAGCAGCAATGTTTGTAGCTATATTTGTAATTGTGATTGTGTTTGCTGCTGTGGCGAGAGCTTATAAAAAACGTGTAGGTAAAGCCCCAAAAGGTTTGCAGTCATTCTTTGAGCCGATCATTATTTTCGTAAGAGATGATATTGCTAAACCAAACATCGGACATAAATACGCTAAATTTATGCCTTACCTGTTGACTACGTTTTTCTTTATCTTATTTAACAACTTATTAGGTTTAGTGCCAATTTTTCCAGGCGGTGCTAACGTAACCGGTAATATCGCTTTAACTTTTGTGATGGCTTTGGGTACTATGATTATTGTGAATATCAATGGTAACAAATACTATTGGAAACACATCTTTTTACCTGATGTTCCGTTTTGGTTATGGCCTTTAATGGTTGTTGTAGAGGTAATCGGTATCATTTCAAAACCGTTCGCTTTAATGGTGCGTTTGTTTGCAAACATTACTGCCGGTCACATTATCGTATTGAGTTTAATTTCCTTAATCTTTATTTTCGAAACATTGGCTATTGCTCCGGTTTCAGTTGCATTCGTATTGTTTATGGATGTGTTGGAATTGTTGGTGGCATTTTTACAAGCCTTTATTTTTACATTATTAACTGCCTTGTTTATTGGTATGGCAGTGGAAGAGCATCATTAA
- a CDS encoding AtpZ/AtpI family protein encodes MENRKEDAKKKVNAAAKYSAIGFQMIATIGLLTFIGYKIDEHRNSKTNLITAAFALAGVGIALYQAIRQATK; translated from the coding sequence ATGGAAAATCGGAAAGAAGATGCAAAGAAAAAGGTAAATGCAGCCGCCAAATATTCTGCCATTGGTTTCCAAATGATTGCTACCATTGGTCTGCTTACTTTTATTGGTTATAAGATCGATGAACATAGAAACAGTAAAACTAACTTAATTACTGCTGCTTTTGCTTTGGCAGGTGTAGGGATTGCTTTATATCAGGCCATCAGGCAGGCGACAAAATAA